Sequence from the Priestia megaterium genome:
CGCTGTCTCCTTCTTCAATATCACCTAGGTCTGTTTCTTTAATGTTTGCCGTGATATAGATTTTAGATAAATCAGCTGTTTGTGCTAATACATCGCCAGCTTTTACTAATTGATTTTGAGAAGCATTGTTTTTAATGATTGTTCCGTCAATCATAGACGTCACGTCTGTTGATTTTTCGCCTTCTTTTAAGCTTCCAACAGAATCACCTTGAGAAACGCTGTCTCCTTCTTTTACATTCCATTCGCTTAACTGACCGTTAGCTGAAGCAATAACCTGTGAAAGCGGTGCTTCTACCTGCGCTTCATCGGTTTTAACATAATTTGCTTTTTCGTAGAAATAATATCCACCAAAACCTACTAGTAATAAAATCACAATGATTCCAACAATGTTAGTAACCAATAAACGACTTTTACTCATCGGAATTCCTTCTTTCTATAGTTAGTATATTATACAGATGTTTCTTCTGTTTGAGGCGCCGGCAGCATTTTTCTTTCTTCTTGCGGCTCAGCTTTTTCTTGCACCTCTTCTTTTTGAACAAGAATTCTATTTTGACCGCTCCACGCTTTACTTAGTGAAGCAATGAGCATGATTACGCCTAAAATACCAAGCATGAAAAATAAGTTGTGATACGCATGT
This genomic interval carries:
- a CDS encoding HlyD family secretion protein produces the protein MSKSRLLVTNIVGIIVILLLVGFGGYYFYEKANYVKTDEAQVEAPLSQVIASANGQLSEWNVKEGDSVSQGDSVGSLKEGEKSTDVTSMIDGTIIKNNASQNQLVKAGDVLAQTADLSKIYITANIKETDLGDIEEGDSVDITVDGDSGKVFKGHVEAIGRATNSVSSMLPAQNTGNYTKVTQKVPVKISIDDASDKVLPGMNAEVKISI